One Amaranthus tricolor cultivar Red isolate AtriRed21 chromosome 1, ASM2621246v1, whole genome shotgun sequence DNA window includes the following coding sequences:
- the LOC130806603 gene encoding disease resistance protein At4g27190-like isoform X3: MSRASFLIDHRSLSSQSSSAFLSTILPLALVYGGSFSSMSIQLSGKYSEKGDVYGFGLLLLEVITGRKFHEVLRDDNGVTVMKSVWERREPDRVLKMVDHTLSDFPEDEVKRFVDVALACIQFPSNNRPSMSEVLCMLLGPYEFDNKVLRNPEHPFWSSNHNEVDFPSEGKAEISLASSDAIPQIPVSSRNKELLEESNELPNKATRGFEKEIESDLDTCSRASELMEISRVLETELYRSIEENISKPSVSRPRLTGKNVVKAELVRRLSLSTSIDIPSSLCTDIHVDEEIVEAVKLTQMSHDVEAELQMSEPSQSGCLFDRTAVDPDEQTTSVAFEIIDTDFLTQPSHDVEVELQISEPPQSEILFDQIAVDPDVQTTSAAFGIFNQNEEVHSISCQAGSGNMNEVLARPVQCTVEKIVEAFKDPHHRRIGLYGRGGSGKTTVLKNLSQHAAAKEFFDQLVFVTVPKFAYQKHVRDEIAQQLSLNVQVGSCTEDEICSLIHQALIDRKLLLLLDDVQESINLHEIGVPNPGPEGNYWVVLATRCLDVCHSLADREIEMEVLSDAEAWTLFSNQVEHTIHSPDIEPYARAIIQECYGSPVIILAIGSALRAERSVEEWKLALRKIQFDDTANKNVRNLFSQHVNYCYDRLKDRDLKTCFLYTALFQQDKEIEISVLLECFVGEGLVGGTTVAAYDRGYDIIRHLANASLIEINDNGLVVKMHNVVKDSALEILLSDIEGYRVLARLPESELDEDQFFQKSIQFPCIHKYFTRAGANLKEPPSTEEWEQATMIFLMDNKLSSLPSKLSCSNLVALLLQRNCSLRAIPSSFFDSMSTLRVLNLSRTRIKSLPDSFSKLKSLQILLLRDCERLFVLPPSIGLLKLLEVLDLQGTEVTHLPDSFDGLASLKQLRISFYGSMNHSEYKKLPSKLVTDGIFSSLKLRELGMFVYPGDRRWTLNASGITKEISSLKLSLLYFCFPNVDDLEYFVHASQSWKDRGLSKFKFIVGHDFKRIVPLVSNEVELFHNESQQCLRFVNGESIPPSLVEVLTRATSFYLDHHLSICYLSQFGIECFNDLKICIIQDCPELEGILDCWEQGREFLPQVEYLSISHLWNLEGIWGSRVKTGSFARLKILSVHACPKLRYVLTCSMIEILSCLNELVIEDCASLKYVVIKHEDVKEIIGDTRNEVIHERKPDKSIACGHPVLRNLKKLKLHYLPEMCEIWRVRWPPLEYMSFYDCPKLRNLHMEGDDGMNIKEIVADIAWWDSLEWEEPVLSSRLKKCVTQIQNDDL, translated from the exons ATGTCTCGAGCCTCCTTCCTCATCGACCATCGCTCATTAAGTAGTCAATCATCATCGGCTTTTCTGTCCACGATCTTGCCGCTTGCCCTAGTTTATGGTGGATCCTTTTCTTCTATGTCCATACAACTTTCAG GAAAATACTCAGAGAAGGGAGATGTTTATGGTTTTGGGCTTCTTCTCCTTGAAGTCATCACTGGCAGAAAATTTCATGAGGTTTTGAGAGATGACAATGGAGTAACGGTGATGAAGTCGGTTTGGGAACGTCGAGAGCCTGACAGGGTTCTAAAGATGGTTGACCATACTTTATCTGACTTTCCAGAAGATGAAGTGAAGCGATTCGTTGATGTTGCTCTGGCTTGCATCCAATTCCCTTCTAACAATCGACCAAGTATGTCTGAAGTTTTGTGTATGCTCTTGGGGCCATATGAGTTCGATAATAAGGTACTGAGGAATCCAGAGCATCCTTTTTGGTCCAGCAATCATAATGAAGTTGATTTTCCTAGTGAAG gcaAAGCGGAGATAAGTTTGGCTAGCAGTGATGCAATTCCTCAAATCCCTGTATCAAGTAGGAACAAGGAACTATTGGAAGAAAGTAATGAATTACCGAATAAGGCTACCCGTggttttgaaaaagaaattgagaGTGATTTGGATACATGTTCGAGGGCATCAGAGTTAATGGAGATTTCACGTGTTCTAGAAACAGAACTATACCGTTCGATTGAGGAAAACATCTCTAAACCTTCTGTATCAAGACCAAGACTAACTGGTAAAAATGTAGTAAAAGCTGAGCTTGTTAGGCGCTTATCTCTAAGTACTAGTATTGACATCCCTTCATCTCTCTGTACTGATATTCATGTCGATGAAGAAATAGTTGAGGCTGTAAAATTAACACAGATGTCACATGATGTAGAAGCTGAACTTCAAATGAGTGAACCTTCGCAATCGGGGTGTTTGTTTGATCGGACTGCAGTGGATCCTGATGAGCAAACTACATCTGTAGCTTTTGAAATAATTGATACAGATTTCTTAACACAGCCGTCACATGATGTAGAAGTTGAACTACAAATAAGTGAACCTCCTCAAtctgagattttgtttgatcaGATTGCAGTGGATCCTGATGTGCAAACTACATCTGCagcttttggcatttttaacCAGAATGAAGAAGTCCACAGCATTTCATGTCAGGCAGGAAGTGGTAATATGAACGAGGTTCTTGCAAGACCTGTCCAATGTACTGTCGAGAAAATTGTGGAAGCTTTCAAGGATCCTCATCACAGAAGAATCGGTCTCTACGGAAGAGGGGGTAGTGGTAAGACCACTGTCCTGAAAAACTTGTCCCAACATGCTGCTGCCAAGGAGTTCTTTGACCAGCTTGTTTTTGTGACTGTCCCTAAATTTGCATATCAGAAACATGTGAGAGATGAGATTGCACAACAGTTGTCATTGAATGTACAAGTTGGATCCTGCACAGAAGATGAAATTTGCAGTCTTATACATCAGGCCCTGATAGACAGAAAACTTCTGTTACTTTTGGATGATGTTCAAGAATCAATTAACCTGCATGAAATTGGAGTTCCAAATCCTGGACCAGAAGGAAATTATTGGGTGGTGTTGGCTACTAGGTGTTTAGATGTTTGCCATAGCTTGGCTGATAGGGAGATTGAAATGGAGGTTCTCTCTGATGCGGAGGCTTGGACATTATTCAGCAATCAAGTGGAACATACAATTCATTCTCCGGATATTGAACCATATGCTCGAGCTATTATCCAGGAATGCTATGGTTCACCAGTGATAATTTTGGCCATTGGAAGTGCCTTAAGAGCAGAACGTAGTGTTGAAGAGTGGAAGCTTGCACTGAGAAAGATTCAGTTTGATGATACAGCCAACAAGAATGTACGAAATCTTTTTAGTCAACATGTAAATTACTGTTATGATAGATTGAAAGATCGTGATCTGAAGACTTGCTTCCTGTACACTGCATTGTTTCAACAGGACAAAGAAATTGAGATCTCTGTGCTGTTGGAGTGCTTTGTTGGTGAAGGCTTAGTTGGTGGGACGACAGTAGCTGCTTATGATAGGGGATATGATATTATTCGACATCTTGCAAATGCGTCTTTGATAGAGATTAATGACAATGGTCTTGTGGTTAAAATGCATAACGTAGTGAAGGATTCAGCATTAGAAATTCTTTTGTCAGACATTGAAGGTTATCGAGTTTTGGCAAGATTACCAGAATCAGAACTAGATGAAGATCAATTCTTTCAAAAAAGTATCCAGTTTCCATGCATTCACAAATACTTTACTAGAGCTGGTGCTAATTTGAAGGAACCCCCATCAACGGAAGAATGGGAGCAAGCCACTATGATCTTCTTAATGGATAATAAGTTGTCAAGTCTCCCAAGTAAGCTAAGCTGTTCCAATTTAGTAGCTCTGCTCCTCCAAAGAAATTGCAGCTTAAGGGCGATCCCATCATCATTTTTTGACAGCATGTCCACTCTAAGAGTTCTGAATCTCTCCAGAACCAGAATCAAGTCTTTGCCTGATTCATTTTCTAAGCTCAAAAGCCTCCAAATTTTGCTTCTGCGTGATTGTGAGCGCTTGTTTGTTCTTCCTCCTTCTATTGGGCTTCTCAAACTTCTTGAAGTGCTTGATCTTCAAGGTACTGAGGTTACCCATTTGCCCGACAGTTTTGATGGATTAGCAAGCCTGAAGCAGTTGAGAATATCATTTTACGGATCCATGAATCACTCTGAATACAAGAAGCTACCATCAAAGCTGGTGACAGATGGAATATTTTCGAGCCTTAAACTTAGAGAACTTGGCATGTTTGTATATCCTGGAGATCGACGTTGGACATTGAATGCTTCAGGTATCACCAAAGAGATCAGTAGCTTAAAGCTGTCTCTGCTCTATTTTTGCTTTCCTAATGTAGATGATCTCGAGTATTTTGTGCATGCAAGCCAATCCTGGAAAGACAGAGGATTGAGTAAATTCAAGTTTATTGTCGGGCATGACTTCAAGCGCATTGTACCTTTGGTTTCAAATGAAGTGGAACTCTTCCATAACGAAAGTCAGCAATGTTTGAGATTCGTTAATGGGGAAAGCATACCTCCTTCTTTGGTAGAGGTACTAACACGAGCTACATCTTTTTACTTAGACCATCATCTCAGCATCTGCTATCTATCTCAATTTGGGATTGAATGCTTTAATGACTTGAAGATCTGCATAATACAAGATTGTCCAGAGCTCGAAGGAATTTTAGACTGTTGGGAACAAGGAAGAGAATTTCTTCCTCAGGTCGAGTATCTGAGCATCAGTCACTTGTGGAATTTGGAGGGTATTTGGGGTTCTCGCGTTAAAACTGGAAGTTTTGCAAGGCTAAAAATTTTATCAGTGCATGCATGTCCAAAATTGAGGTATGTTCTTACATGTTCTATGATTGAGATTCTATCTTGTTTGAATGAGTTGGTAATTGAAGATTGTGCATCCTTAAAATACGTTGTTATTAAACATGAGGATGTTAAGGAGATTATAGGCGATACACGAAATGAAGTTATACATGAGAGAAAGCCAGATAAGTCGATTGCGTGTGGGCATCCTGTGCTACGtaacttaaaaaaattgaaacttcATTATCTACCAGAAATGTGCGAAATATGGCGAGTTCGGTGGCCTCCATTGGAATACATGAGTTTTTATGATTGTCCTAAACTCAGAAACCTTCATATGGAAGGAGATGATGGTATGAATATCAAAGAAATAGTAGCAGACATTGCTTGGTGGGATTCTTTGGAGTGGGAAGAACCTGTTTTGTCTAGCAGACTTAAGAAGTGTGTCACTCAAATTCAAAATGATGATCTGTAA
- the LOC130806603 gene encoding disease resistance protein At4g27190-like isoform X2, protein MTRNWFDDLKGAASCGGYKLKLVRDKKEIKDTLVKNARIFSLEELRKATNHFSTNLGMGGYSSSYRGTLENGLEVTIKALRHREKGRNQKQDLYLTSWVDKMSTIRHRNIAQYIGCCLEGDHWFIVYEFLGGYRLEQFLFTRDDGTKLFQLSWPTRASICIGIARGLEYLHEGISPSVVHCNINPSNIIIDHNFNPKIVDFEIEKLFDDDVRYYYDTITKVDTIGKTLDYLDPDYVTTGKYSEKGDVYGFGLLLLEVITGRKFHEVLRDDNGVTVMKSVWERREPDRVLKMVDHTLSDFPEDEVKRFVDVALACIQFPSNNRPSMSEVLCMLLGPYEFDNKVLRNPEHPFWSSNHNEVDFPSEGKAEISLASSDAIPQIPVSSRNKELLEESNELPNKATRGFEKEIESDLDTCSRASELMEISRVLETELYRSIEENISKPSVSRPRLTGKNVVKAELVRRLSLSTSIDIPSSLCTDIHVDEEIVEAVKLTQMSHDVEAELQMSEPSQSGCLFDRTAVDPDEQTTSVAFEIIDTDFLTQPSHDVEVELQISEPPQSEILFDQIAVDPDVQTTSAAFGIFNQNEEVHSISCQAGSGNMNEVLARPVQCTVEKIVEAFKDPHHRRIGLYGRGGSGKTTVLKNLSQHAAAKEFFDQLVFVTVPKFAYQKHVRDEIAQQLSLNVQVGSCTEDEICSLIHQALIDRKLLLLLDDVQESINLHEIGVPNPGPEGNYWVVLATRCLDVCHSLADREIEMEVLSDAEAWTLFSNQVEHTIHSPDIEPYARAIIQECYGSPVIILAIGSALRAERSVEEWKLALRKIQFDDTANKNDKEIEISVLLECFVGEGLVGGTTVAAYDRGYDIIRHLANASLIEINDNGLVVKMHNVVKDSALEILLSDIEGYRVLARLPESELDEDQFFQKSIQFPCIHKYFTRAGANLKEPPSTEEWEQATMIFLMDNKLSSLPSKLSCSNLVALLLQRNCSLRAIPSSFFDSMSTLRVLNLSRTRIKSLPDSFSKLKSLQILLLRDCERLFVLPPSIGLLKLLEVLDLQGTEVTHLPDSFDGLASLKQLRISFYGSMNHSEYKKLPSKLVTDGIFSSLKLRELGMFVYPGDRRWTLNASGITKEISSLKLSLLYFCFPNVDDLEYFVHASQSWKDRGLSKFKFIVGHDFKRIVPLVSNEVELFHNESQQCLRFVNGESIPPSLVEVLTRATSFYLDHHLSICYLSQFGIECFNDLKICIIQDCPELEGILDCWEQGREFLPQVEYLSISHLWNLEGIWGSRVKTGSFARLKILSVHACPKLRYVLTCSMIEILSCLNELVIEDCASLKYVVIKHEDVKEIIGDTRNEVIHERKPDKSIACGHPVLRNLKKLKLHYLPEMCEIWRVRWPPLEYMSFYDCPKLRNLHMEGDDGMNIKEIVADIAWWDSLEWEEPVLSSRLKKCVTQIQNDDL, encoded by the exons ATGACTCGTAATTGGTTTGATGATTTGAAGGGTGCTGCTAGTTGTGGGGGTTATAAATTGAAGTTGGTGCGTgataaaaaagaaatcaaagacACACTTGTGAAAAATGCAAGAATATTTTCATTGGAAGAGTTGCGAAAGGCAACAAATCACTTCAGCACAAACTTAGGCATGGGTGGGTATTCATCCTCATACAGGGGCACGTTAGAAAATGGATTGGAGGTGACAATTAAGGCTCTAAGACATAGGGAGAAGGGTCGAAATCAGAAACAGGATTTATATTTAACATCATGGGTTGATAAGATGTCCACAATTAGGCATCGAAATATAGCTCAATATATTGGATGTTGTCTTGAGGGTGATCATTGGTTCATCGTTTACGAGTTTCTTGGAGGTTATAGGCTTGAACAATTTTTGTTCACTAGAGATGATGGGACAAAACTATTTCAGTTAAGCTGGCCTACGAGAGCTTCCATATGCATTGGCATTGCTCGTGGTCTTGAATATCTTCATGAGGGTATTAGTCCCTCTGTTGTACATTGTAACATCAATCCTAGTAACATAATTATTGACCATAACTTCAATCCAAAAATTGTAGATTTTGAGATAGAGAAGTTGTTTGACGATGATGTACGGTATTACTATGATACTATCACTAAAGTAGATACTATCGGTAAAACATTAGACTACTTAGATCCCGATTATGTAACTACAGGAAAATACTCAGAGAAGGGAGATGTTTATGGTTTTGGGCTTCTTCTCCTTGAAGTCATCACTGGCAGAAAATTTCATGAGGTTTTGAGAGATGACAATGGAGTAACGGTGATGAAGTCGGTTTGGGAACGTCGAGAGCCTGACAGGGTTCTAAAGATGGTTGACCATACTTTATCTGACTTTCCAGAAGATGAAGTGAAGCGATTCGTTGATGTTGCTCTGGCTTGCATCCAATTCCCTTCTAACAATCGACCAAGTATGTCTGAAGTTTTGTGTATGCTCTTGGGGCCATATGAGTTCGATAATAAGGTACTGAGGAATCCAGAGCATCCTTTTTGGTCCAGCAATCATAATGAAGTTGATTTTCCTAGTGAAG gcaAAGCGGAGATAAGTTTGGCTAGCAGTGATGCAATTCCTCAAATCCCTGTATCAAGTAGGAACAAGGAACTATTGGAAGAAAGTAATGAATTACCGAATAAGGCTACCCGTggttttgaaaaagaaattgagaGTGATTTGGATACATGTTCGAGGGCATCAGAGTTAATGGAGATTTCACGTGTTCTAGAAACAGAACTATACCGTTCGATTGAGGAAAACATCTCTAAACCTTCTGTATCAAGACCAAGACTAACTGGTAAAAATGTAGTAAAAGCTGAGCTTGTTAGGCGCTTATCTCTAAGTACTAGTATTGACATCCCTTCATCTCTCTGTACTGATATTCATGTCGATGAAGAAATAGTTGAGGCTGTAAAATTAACACAGATGTCACATGATGTAGAAGCTGAACTTCAAATGAGTGAACCTTCGCAATCGGGGTGTTTGTTTGATCGGACTGCAGTGGATCCTGATGAGCAAACTACATCTGTAGCTTTTGAAATAATTGATACAGATTTCTTAACACAGCCGTCACATGATGTAGAAGTTGAACTACAAATAAGTGAACCTCCTCAAtctgagattttgtttgatcaGATTGCAGTGGATCCTGATGTGCAAACTACATCTGCagcttttggcatttttaacCAGAATGAAGAAGTCCACAGCATTTCATGTCAGGCAGGAAGTGGTAATATGAACGAGGTTCTTGCAAGACCTGTCCAATGTACTGTCGAGAAAATTGTGGAAGCTTTCAAGGATCCTCATCACAGAAGAATCGGTCTCTACGGAAGAGGGGGTAGTGGTAAGACCACTGTCCTGAAAAACTTGTCCCAACATGCTGCTGCCAAGGAGTTCTTTGACCAGCTTGTTTTTGTGACTGTCCCTAAATTTGCATATCAGAAACATGTGAGAGATGAGATTGCACAACAGTTGTCATTGAATGTACAAGTTGGATCCTGCACAGAAGATGAAATTTGCAGTCTTATACATCAGGCCCTGATAGACAGAAAACTTCTGTTACTTTTGGATGATGTTCAAGAATCAATTAACCTGCATGAAATTGGAGTTCCAAATCCTGGACCAGAAGGAAATTATTGGGTGGTGTTGGCTACTAGGTGTTTAGATGTTTGCCATAGCTTGGCTGATAGGGAGATTGAAATGGAGGTTCTCTCTGATGCGGAGGCTTGGACATTATTCAGCAATCAAGTGGAACATACAATTCATTCTCCGGATATTGAACCATATGCTCGAGCTATTATCCAGGAATGCTATGGTTCACCAGTGATAATTTTGGCCATTGGAAGTGCCTTAAGAGCAGAACGTAGTGTTGAAGAGTGGAAGCTTGCACTGAGAAAGATTCAGTTTGATGATACAGCCAACAAGAAT GACAAAGAAATTGAGATCTCTGTGCTGTTGGAGTGCTTTGTTGGTGAAGGCTTAGTTGGTGGGACGACAGTAGCTGCTTATGATAGGGGATATGATATTATTCGACATCTTGCAAATGCGTCTTTGATAGAGATTAATGACAATGGTCTTGTGGTTAAAATGCATAACGTAGTGAAGGATTCAGCATTAGAAATTCTTTTGTCAGACATTGAAGGTTATCGAGTTTTGGCAAGATTACCAGAATCAGAACTAGATGAAGATCAATTCTTTCAAAAAAGTATCCAGTTTCCATGCATTCACAAATACTTTACTAGAGCTGGTGCTAATTTGAAGGAACCCCCATCAACGGAAGAATGGGAGCAAGCCACTATGATCTTCTTAATGGATAATAAGTTGTCAAGTCTCCCAAGTAAGCTAAGCTGTTCCAATTTAGTAGCTCTGCTCCTCCAAAGAAATTGCAGCTTAAGGGCGATCCCATCATCATTTTTTGACAGCATGTCCACTCTAAGAGTTCTGAATCTCTCCAGAACCAGAATCAAGTCTTTGCCTGATTCATTTTCTAAGCTCAAAAGCCTCCAAATTTTGCTTCTGCGTGATTGTGAGCGCTTGTTTGTTCTTCCTCCTTCTATTGGGCTTCTCAAACTTCTTGAAGTGCTTGATCTTCAAGGTACTGAGGTTACCCATTTGCCCGACAGTTTTGATGGATTAGCAAGCCTGAAGCAGTTGAGAATATCATTTTACGGATCCATGAATCACTCTGAATACAAGAAGCTACCATCAAAGCTGGTGACAGATGGAATATTTTCGAGCCTTAAACTTAGAGAACTTGGCATGTTTGTATATCCTGGAGATCGACGTTGGACATTGAATGCTTCAGGTATCACCAAAGAGATCAGTAGCTTAAAGCTGTCTCTGCTCTATTTTTGCTTTCCTAATGTAGATGATCTCGAGTATTTTGTGCATGCAAGCCAATCCTGGAAAGACAGAGGATTGAGTAAATTCAAGTTTATTGTCGGGCATGACTTCAAGCGCATTGTACCTTTGGTTTCAAATGAAGTGGAACTCTTCCATAACGAAAGTCAGCAATGTTTGAGATTCGTTAATGGGGAAAGCATACCTCCTTCTTTGGTAGAGGTACTAACACGAGCTACATCTTTTTACTTAGACCATCATCTCAGCATCTGCTATCTATCTCAATTTGGGATTGAATGCTTTAATGACTTGAAGATCTGCATAATACAAGATTGTCCAGAGCTCGAAGGAATTTTAGACTGTTGGGAACAAGGAAGAGAATTTCTTCCTCAGGTCGAGTATCTGAGCATCAGTCACTTGTGGAATTTGGAGGGTATTTGGGGTTCTCGCGTTAAAACTGGAAGTTTTGCAAGGCTAAAAATTTTATCAGTGCATGCATGTCCAAAATTGAGGTATGTTCTTACATGTTCTATGATTGAGATTCTATCTTGTTTGAATGAGTTGGTAATTGAAGATTGTGCATCCTTAAAATACGTTGTTATTAAACATGAGGATGTTAAGGAGATTATAGGCGATACACGAAATGAAGTTATACATGAGAGAAAGCCAGATAAGTCGATTGCGTGTGGGCATCCTGTGCTACGtaacttaaaaaaattgaaacttcATTATCTACCAGAAATGTGCGAAATATGGCGAGTTCGGTGGCCTCCATTGGAATACATGAGTTTTTATGATTGTCCTAAACTCAGAAACCTTCATATGGAAGGAGATGATGGTATGAATATCAAAGAAATAGTAGCAGACATTGCTTGGTGGGATTCTTTGGAGTGGGAAGAACCTGTTTTGTCTAGCAGACTTAAGAAGTGTGTCACTCAAATTCAAAATGATGATCTGTAA